In Spirochaetaceae bacterium, a genomic segment contains:
- a CDS encoding Rpn family recombination-promoting nuclease/putative transposase, translating to MVQDLMRGFVAPDWSDELDFSTLKPVPASFVSNRLRQRHGDLVWQVRFHDDWLYLLLLLEFQSTVEPAMAVRVMT from the coding sequence ATGGTTCAGGACCTCATGCGCGGATTCGTCGCGCCCGATTGGAGCGACGAACTCGATTTCTCAACCCTCAAGCCGGTGCCCGCCAGCTTCGTCAGCAACCGCCTGCGGCAGCGCCACGGTGACCTGGTGTGGCAAGTCCGCTTCCACGATGACTGGCTGTACCTGTTGTTGCTGCTGGAGTTCCAATCGACCGTCGAGCCGGCGATGGCGGTGCGCGTGATGACCT
- a CDS encoding Gfo/Idh/MocA family oxidoreductase, translating to MAVGYRSVIIGASGGRARHHALAYRHQRRAKLVAVSARTVDKRDKRDELADAYGVAARYDDYSEMLARERPDVVHVNTPPDARLELLEQIAAAGVPAAIIEKPVAIDGPDCAALAAFARTSPLKVAVNHQLHYHAPRRRLQRLVADGAIGTVRLIDASTGMNAAYQGTHALQSVFAFAGGAQPTAVLGQAAGSDGLQPSPRNHFAPDDLLAAIDFAGGLRAVLRCGSGAPRLTEAPPAAREAVWGHKRITVYGERGHVTWTMWSWETLLDGRLERGAHDYWEHDAPAESALVDSVLDWIESARSLREPKHAPGGREHDGNRSTGIPGRQTLADQGAEPDHPLGLAEATAQYAVLLAAYRSATERRPLALPAGDESPAIDALRAALSPAAAPS from the coding sequence GTGGCGGTCGGCTATCGGAGTGTGATCATCGGCGCCAGCGGCGGGCGGGCGCGGCACCACGCGTTGGCGTATCGCCACCAGCGACGGGCGAAGCTGGTGGCGGTGTCGGCGCGCACCGTGGACAAGCGGGACAAGCGGGACGAGCTGGCCGATGCCTACGGCGTCGCCGCGCGCTACGACGACTACAGCGAGATGCTGGCCCGCGAGCGGCCCGACGTGGTGCACGTCAATACGCCGCCGGACGCGCGCCTGGAGCTGCTGGAGCAGATCGCGGCCGCCGGCGTGCCGGCGGCGATCATCGAGAAGCCGGTCGCCATCGACGGCCCCGACTGTGCCGCGCTGGCCGCGTTTGCGCGCACCTCGCCGCTGAAGGTGGCGGTCAACCACCAGCTCCACTACCACGCCCCGCGCCGGCGGCTGCAGCGGCTGGTGGCGGACGGCGCCATCGGAACGGTGCGCTTGATCGACGCCAGCACCGGCATGAACGCGGCCTACCAGGGCACGCACGCCCTGCAGTCGGTGTTCGCCTTCGCCGGCGGCGCGCAACCGACGGCGGTGCTCGGGCAGGCGGCCGGCAGCGACGGCCTGCAGCCGTCGCCGCGCAACCACTTCGCCCCCGACGACCTGCTGGCGGCGATCGACTTCGCAGGTGGGCTACGCGCCGTGCTGCGCTGCGGCAGCGGCGCGCCCCGGCTGACGGAAGCGCCGCCCGCCGCGCGCGAGGCGGTGTGGGGCCACAAGCGCATCACCGTGTACGGCGAACGCGGCCACGTCACCTGGACCATGTGGTCGTGGGAGACACTGTTGGACGGGCGCCTGGAGCGCGGCGCGCACGACTACTGGGAGCACGACGCGCCCGCCGAATCGGCCCTGGTCGATTCGGTACTGGACTGGATCGAGTCGGCACGGTCACTTCGTGAGCCGAAACACGCACCCGGTGGGCGGGAACACGACGGCAACCGAAGCACCGGCATCCCGGGCCGGCAGACCCTGGCGGACCAGGGGGCCGAACCGGACCACCCGCTGGGGCTGGCCGAGGCGACCGCGCAGTACGCGGTGCTGCTCGCCGCCTACCGCAGCGCCACCGAGCGGCGTCCGCTCGCCCTGCCCGCCGGCGACGAGTCACCGGCAATCGACGCGCTGCGGGCGGCTCTCAGTCCGGCGGCGGCGCCGTCGTGA
- a CDS encoding amidohydrolase family protein, with translation MSPPGDALIDADVHIATPVVETLYPYLDARWVEHFSQTLDNGASQHYYPKGAPNAGPPGAGASLQRLRADVLDGTGAEAAIATCLYAVDSVHHPDVAAALAGAVNDWLTREWLEPEPRLRGSVVVPIRIPALAVAEIERVADRPGFVQVLLPARTEHPLGSRLYHPLWECIERHGLVAGIHFGGAPSTPPTPTGWPSYFIEVYADMAGVFATQLTSMIVEGVFDAFPKLRVAFLESGFTWLPAHLWRMDKEWKNLRRLVPWVKRPPSEYVREHVRLSVQPLDAPPEPGPLLDVVAQLGGDHMLLYASDYPHLHAADPDPALLAHLPRPLQVKIRSENARGLYRL, from the coding sequence GTGAGCCCGCCGGGCGACGCGCTGATCGACGCCGACGTCCACATCGCCACGCCGGTGGTGGAGACGCTGTATCCCTATCTCGACGCGCGCTGGGTCGAGCACTTCAGCCAGACCCTCGACAACGGCGCGAGCCAGCACTACTACCCGAAGGGGGCGCCGAACGCCGGTCCCCCGGGTGCGGGCGCCAGCCTGCAGCGGTTGCGCGCCGACGTGCTCGACGGCACCGGCGCGGAGGCGGCGATCGCCACCTGCCTGTACGCCGTGGACAGCGTGCACCATCCCGACGTGGCGGCGGCGCTGGCCGGCGCGGTCAACGACTGGCTCACCCGCGAGTGGCTTGAGCCGGAGCCGCGCCTGCGCGGGTCGGTGGTGGTGCCGATCCGGATTCCGGCGCTGGCGGTGGCCGAGATCGAACGCGTCGCCGACCGGCCCGGTTTCGTCCAGGTGTTGCTCCCGGCGCGCACCGAACACCCCCTCGGCAGCCGGCTGTACCACCCGCTGTGGGAGTGCATCGAACGCCACGGGCTGGTGGCCGGCATCCACTTCGGCGGCGCCCCGTCAACGCCGCCCACCCCCACCGGCTGGCCCTCCTACTTCATCGAGGTGTACGCCGACATGGCCGGGGTGTTCGCCACCCAGCTCACCAGCATGATCGTGGAGGGCGTGTTCGACGCCTTCCCGAAGCTGCGCGTGGCGTTCCTGGAGTCAGGCTTCACCTGGCTGCCGGCGCACCTGTGGCGCATGGACAAGGAGTGGAAGAACCTGCGCCGGCTGGTGCCGTGGGTCAAGAGGCCGCCCTCCGAGTACGTGCGCGAACACGTGCGCCTGTCCGTTCAGCCGCTCGACGCGCCGCCCGAGCCCGGCCCGCTGCTCGACGTGGTGGCGCAGCTCGGCGGCGACCACATGCTGCTGTACGCCAGCGACTACCCGCACCTGCACGCCGCCGACCCGGATCCGGCGCTGCTTGCACATTTGCCGCGCCCATTGCAAGTTAAGATTCGCAGCGAAAACGCGCGCGGCCTGTACCGGCTCTGA
- a CDS encoding amidohydrolase family protein, with protein sequence MSPTLTAPALDAREAAATDPAMTESAAPARPAIIDCDLHNEIDSLKDLYPYLSQRWRDHLDTFGVRTPNSGSYPRFMDHREDARPPSGRSSGSDVEFTGRHFLDPYNVAYAVLQPAVLANTALDLELGAALARACNDWQAAEWLDRDERLRASILITPEDPVAAAAEVRRCARDRRFVQVLFKGRMQEPMGRRKYWPIYEACAEEGVHVASHAFGAYGHPITGAGHASYYIEDHLSPAQSVQANITSLVMEGVFDRFGVKLISIENAFAWAPSLMWRLDAAWKLLHAEVPHVRRKPSEIVAEHVYITTQPVEEPPHPSDFHRLLDHFGAMADHLLMASDYPHWDSDNPDVVLPHSLPEDLKARIRYHNAAALYGF encoded by the coding sequence ATGAGCCCGACCCTGACGGCACCGGCGCTGGACGCACGGGAGGCTGCCGCGACCGATCCCGCAATGACCGAGAGTGCCGCCCCGGCCCGCCCGGCGATCATCGATTGCGACCTGCACAACGAGATCGACTCGCTGAAGGATCTCTACCCCTACCTGTCGCAACGCTGGCGCGACCACCTGGACACGTTCGGCGTGCGTACCCCCAACAGCGGCTCCTATCCTCGCTTCATGGACCACCGCGAGGATGCGAGGCCGCCGTCGGGCCGCTCATCGGGCTCCGACGTGGAGTTCACCGGCCGCCACTTCCTTGATCCGTACAATGTCGCCTACGCCGTCCTGCAGCCCGCGGTGCTGGCCAACACCGCGCTCGACCTGGAACTCGGCGCCGCCCTGGCGCGCGCCTGCAACGACTGGCAGGCGGCCGAGTGGCTGGACCGGGACGAGCGCCTGCGCGCGTCGATCCTGATCACACCCGAGGATCCGGTGGCGGCCGCCGCCGAGGTGCGCCGCTGCGCGCGCGACCGGCGCTTCGTGCAGGTGCTGTTCAAGGGCCGCATGCAGGAGCCGATGGGCCGCCGCAAGTACTGGCCCATCTACGAAGCGTGCGCCGAGGAAGGAGTGCACGTGGCCAGCCACGCGTTCGGCGCCTACGGCCACCCGATCACCGGCGCCGGCCATGCCTCCTACTACATCGAGGACCACCTCAGCCCCGCCCAGTCGGTGCAGGCGAACATCACCAGCCTGGTGATGGAGGGCGTGTTCGACCGCTTCGGCGTCAAGCTGATCTCGATCGAGAACGCGTTCGCGTGGGCGCCGTCGCTGATGTGGCGCCTCGACGCCGCCTGGAAGCTGCTGCACGCCGAGGTGCCGCACGTGAGGCGCAAGCCGTCCGAGATCGTCGCCGAGCACGTCTACATCACCACCCAGCCGGTCGAGGAGCCGCCGCACCCGAGCGACTTCCACCGCCTGCTCGACCATTTCGGCGCCATGGCGGACCACCTGCTGATGGCCAGCGACTACCCGCACTGGGACAGCGACAACCCCGACGTGGTGCTGCCGCACAGCCTGCCCGAAGACCTGAAGGCGCGCATCCGCTACCACAACGCGGCCGCCCTGTATGGGTTCTAG
- a CDS encoding Rieske 2Fe-2S domain-containing protein, whose translation MSARRRAAAARYVVAGADEIAPGERKIVTVAGRSIGVFNLGGEYFALRNRCPHQGGKLCEGQLWGVLQSERPGEFDYQPSREVLACPWHGWEFHLRTGQSWCAPDKLRVSRYAVATVTGADLVSGDGPPDDAGAPAPGMVKGPYVAETYPVKRDGAYLVVELPTGERPTRVPAAGSRPPESAAVPGGSSGNP comes from the coding sequence GTGAGCGCCAGGCGACGCGCCGCGGCGGCGCGCTACGTGGTCGCCGGGGCGGATGAGATAGCGCCGGGCGAGCGCAAGATCGTCACCGTGGCCGGGCGCTCCATCGGCGTATTCAACCTCGGCGGGGAATACTTCGCGTTGCGCAACCGCTGCCCGCACCAGGGCGGCAAGCTGTGCGAGGGCCAGCTCTGGGGCGTGCTGCAATCGGAACGGCCCGGCGAGTTCGACTACCAGCCCAGCAGGGAGGTGCTCGCCTGCCCCTGGCACGGCTGGGAGTTCCACCTGCGCACCGGCCAGTCATGGTGCGCCCCCGACAAGCTCAGGGTGAGCCGCTACGCGGTGGCCACGGTCACCGGCGCCGACCTGGTCTCCGGCGACGGCCCGCCGGACGACGCCGGTGCGCCCGCGCCGGGCATGGTAAAGGGCCCCTACGTCGCGGAAACCTACCCGGTGAAACGAGACGGCGCCTACCTGGTAGTCGAACTGCCCACCGGCGAACGCCCGACGCGCGTGCCTGCCGCGGGCAGCCGACCACCCGAGTCCGCCGCCGTTCCAGGCGGTTCGTCCGGAAATCCGTAG
- a CDS encoding aldehyde dehydrogenase family protein produces MKMLLGGNWVDRAEKIDVLNPFDGSVVDTVPQSSLADIEEALATAERGARVMADLTGYQRYELLMKVADLMRERADDLARTITLEEGKILAEAQIEATRAREIIVLSAEEAKRLSGEVIPLDGAPGVEGKLGFTLRVPCGVVVGISPFNFPLHLVCHKVGPAIAAGNACIIKPATDTPLSALKLIELFVEAGVPPEAVQCLTGPGGSLGNALCSDPRVRKITFTGSRDIGERICQVAGLKRVTMELGSNAPLIVMPDADPKRVAAAAAMSGFSNAGQVCISTQRVIAHNDIYGDLLDAMTDVAAGISTGDPLADATGMGPMIREEDSERVASWVSEAASAGARVLTGGERNGQIFQPTVVADVRPEMKISYDEIFGPVVGVSQAPDIDTAIELANDTKYGLSAAIFTQNVDWAMQFVRKCESGNIHVNWGTQWRADLMPYGGLKDSGMGKEGPKYAVQEMTETKMAVFHLPE; encoded by the coding sequence ATGAAGATGCTGCTGGGTGGCAACTGGGTGGACCGGGCAGAGAAGATCGACGTGCTGAACCCGTTCGACGGGTCGGTCGTGGACACGGTGCCGCAATCGAGCCTCGCCGACATCGAGGAGGCGCTCGCCACCGCCGAGCGCGGCGCCCGCGTCATGGCCGACCTGACCGGCTATCAGCGCTACGAGCTGCTGATGAAGGTCGCCGACCTGATGCGCGAGCGCGCCGACGACCTGGCGCGCACCATCACCCTGGAAGAGGGCAAGATCCTCGCCGAGGCGCAGATCGAGGCCACCCGGGCACGGGAGATCATCGTGCTGTCGGCGGAAGAGGCGAAGCGCCTGTCCGGCGAGGTGATCCCGCTCGACGGCGCCCCCGGCGTGGAAGGCAAGCTCGGCTTCACGCTGCGCGTGCCGTGCGGGGTGGTGGTCGGCATCAGCCCGTTCAACTTCCCGCTGCACCTGGTGTGCCACAAGGTGGGCCCGGCGATCGCCGCCGGCAACGCGTGCATCATCAAGCCGGCCACCGACACGCCGCTGTCGGCGCTCAAGCTGATCGAGCTGTTCGTCGAGGCGGGCGTGCCGCCTGAGGCGGTGCAGTGCCTGACCGGACCGGGCGGCAGCCTCGGCAACGCCCTGTGCAGCGACCCGCGGGTGCGCAAGATCACCTTCACCGGCAGCCGCGACATCGGCGAGCGCATCTGCCAGGTGGCCGGCCTGAAGCGGGTGACCATGGAGCTCGGCTCCAACGCGCCGCTGATCGTGATGCCGGACGCGGACCCCAAGCGGGTGGCCGCGGCCGCCGCCATGAGCGGCTTCTCCAACGCCGGCCAGGTGTGCATCTCCACCCAGCGGGTGATCGCACACAACGACATCTACGGCGACCTGCTCGACGCCATGACCGACGTGGCCGCGGGCATCTCCACCGGCGATCCGCTGGCGGACGCCACCGGGATGGGGCCGATGATCCGCGAAGAGGACTCCGAGCGGGTGGCGAGCTGGGTCAGCGAGGCCGCCAGCGCCGGCGCCCGCGTGCTCACCGGCGGCGAGCGCAACGGCCAGATCTTCCAGCCCACGGTGGTGGCGGACGTGCGCCCGGAGATGAAAATCTCCTACGACGAGATCTTCGGCCCGGTGGTCGGCGTCAGCCAGGCGCCCGACATCGACACCGCCATCGAACTGGCCAACGACACCAAGTACGGCCTCAGCGCCGCCATCTTCACCCAGAACGTGGACTGGGCCATGCAGTTCGTGCGCAAGTGCGAGTCGGGCAACATTCACGTCAACTGGGGCACCCAGTGGCGCGCCGACCTGATGCCCTACGGCGGCCTCAAGGACAGCGGCATGGGCAAGGAAGGCCCCAAGTACGCCGTCCAGGAGATGACCGAAACCAAGATGGCGGTCTTCCACCTGCCCGAGTAA
- a CDS encoding HAD family hydrolase yields MHSNIRFVLFDLDDTLLDRAGGFVRMCRDWYRTLPAGGRPADEERFVERMAEWDRDGLPKHEIYGNLLRWWPGCFASVEAAIDCHRTRLARFTPLDPRTRALLVRLRRGGLRTAVVTNGSSLSQRSKVRHWGLPELVDAIVVSEELGAAKPAAAIFRHALQLVGADPAHTLFVGDRPEADIGGAQGVGMRTAWILHGRRWEAAVPPPDYVVAGAWEVGDLLGISVSS; encoded by the coding sequence TTGCATTCCAATATCAGGTTCGTCCTGTTCGATCTCGACGACACGCTGCTGGACCGAGCCGGAGGATTCGTGCGGATGTGCCGGGACTGGTACCGCACGTTGCCGGCCGGCGGGCGGCCAGCCGACGAGGAGCGGTTCGTCGAGCGCATGGCGGAGTGGGATCGGGATGGGCTGCCGAAGCATGAGATCTACGGCAACCTGCTGCGCTGGTGGCCCGGTTGCTTTGCCAGCGTCGAGGCTGCCATCGATTGCCACCGCACGCGGTTGGCGCGGTTTACCCCACTCGATCCGCGGACACGGGCGCTGCTGGTGCGACTGCGCCGCGGAGGACTCCGTACGGCGGTGGTGACCAACGGGTCATCCCTGTCGCAGCGGTCCAAGGTGCGGCACTGGGGACTGCCGGAACTGGTGGACGCGATCGTGGTGTCCGAAGAGCTTGGCGCGGCCAAGCCGGCCGCAGCGATATTCCGGCACGCGCTGCAACTGGTTGGAGCGGACCCGGCGCACACGCTGTTCGTCGGCGACCGTCCGGAGGCGGACATCGGCGGCGCGCAAGGAGTCGGCATGCGGACCGCATGGATTCTCCATGGGCGACGATGGGAAGCCGCCGTGCCACCGCCCGACTACGTGGTCGCCGGGGCGTGGGAAGTCGGCGACCTGCTCGGCATCTCCGTGTCGTCCTGA
- a CDS encoding acetamidase/formamidase family protein yields MADHRFVPTAYHTTLGPHDPVLTIESGDRVFTTTVDAGGFDANDDAVTPAGNPQTGPFHVAGAEPGDTLAVHLEQVRPNRARGYTRTWVAANVLDPGHPTLPEDLPPSIDWTVDVDAGVASPRGVPELAHWRVPLAPMIGCFGVAPERHQAISTATSERHGGNMDWNGFRAGVTALFPVFEPGALFAVGDVHAVQGDGEIVGTGIEISADVVFRVELLKGRAIGWPRARTPECIATLGNARPLDQCVQHATTEMLRWLADDYGLDRHLAHIILGQAAGYQLGNMFDPAYTMVCTLSHDTLRAITSSR; encoded by the coding sequence GTGGCAGATCATCGATTCGTCCCCACCGCCTATCACACCACCCTCGGCCCGCACGATCCGGTGCTCACCATCGAATCCGGTGACCGGGTGTTCACCACCACCGTGGACGCCGGCGGCTTCGACGCCAACGACGACGCCGTTACGCCGGCCGGCAACCCGCAGACCGGTCCGTTCCATGTGGCCGGCGCCGAGCCGGGCGACACGCTGGCCGTGCACCTGGAGCAGGTCCGTCCCAACCGCGCCCGCGGCTACACCAGGACCTGGGTGGCGGCCAACGTGCTCGATCCCGGCCACCCCACCCTGCCGGAAGACCTGCCGCCGAGCATCGACTGGACCGTGGACGTCGACGCTGGCGTCGCCTCGCCGCGCGGCGTGCCGGAACTGGCGCACTGGCGCGTGCCGCTCGCGCCGATGATCGGCTGCTTCGGAGTCGCCCCCGAGCGGCACCAGGCGATCTCCACCGCCACCTCCGAGCGCCACGGCGGCAACATGGACTGGAACGGCTTCCGGGCGGGCGTCACCGCCCTGTTCCCGGTGTTCGAACCCGGCGCCCTGTTCGCGGTCGGCGACGTGCACGCCGTCCAGGGCGACGGTGAAATCGTCGGCACCGGCATCGAGATCTCCGCCGACGTGGTGTTCCGCGTCGAGTTGCTCAAGGGCCGCGCCATCGGCTGGCCGCGCGCCCGGACGCCGGAGTGCATCGCCACCCTCGGCAACGCCCGCCCGCTCGACCAGTGCGTCCAGCACGCCACCACCGAGATGCTGCGCTGGCTTGCCGACGACTACGGCCTGGACCGCCACTTGGCCCACATCATCCTCGGCCAGGCCGCCGGCTACCAGCTCGGCAACATGTTCGACCCCGCCTACACCATGGTCTGCACCCTCTCCCACGACACCCTCCGCGCCATCACGTCGTCGCGATGA
- a CDS encoding AAA family ATPase has protein sequence MDTSVLGVALIGDGESNSVRRAVVRLKDQERPVPLKSLGDGAERLFGVALALANSRGGFLLIDEAENGIHHSVQYDLSTTGRESGSG, from the coding sequence ATGGACACGTCTGTGCTCGGCGTGGCGTTAATTGGTGATGGCGAGTCGAACAGTGTGCGACGGGCGGTGGTAAGGCTAAAGGACCAGGAACGGCCCGTACCCTTGAAGAGCCTCGGCGACGGCGCGGAGAGGCTCTTCGGTGTTGCCTTGGCGTTGGCCAACAGCCGAGGTGGATTTCTGCTGATCGACGAGGCTGAGAATGGCATTCACCACTCCGTCCAGTACGACTTGTCGACAACAGGCCGCGAATCGGGATCTGGTTGA